A single window of Liolophura sinensis isolate JHLJ2023 chromosome 6, CUHK_Ljap_v2, whole genome shotgun sequence DNA harbors:
- the LOC135468384 gene encoding DBH-like monooxygenase protein 1: MLSQGVFIVCTLYAVYAHSIGGNSLPHHVVLDPGNKFHLFWDFDDNEITFEVQVMTLGYVGLGFSPNGDMTGSDMATGWVEDATGKANLQDRFAPGKFEPVVDMMSDYNLLSGSQNGTHTTLRFSRRLILCSNNDFSINNDTARVIWAYSDSEPGPDGHLMYHFQNRGVRSMYLLTYTQDLPPLPADTVTLDLLSPNVLIPATDTTYLCSSFKFPDLTRKHHVIQVEPVIQPGRESEVHHIILHACPYYSNESLEVSHQCRHRNMPPEWWRCEANYFAWAIGGGVFSFPVHVGMPIGDSEKPMMFLMEVHYDNPRLLSGMRDSSGLRLIMTSQLRQYDAGILYMGMNVWDSHVIPPYYKEFLSEGACSSDCLSQGMGNQTDKLNVFAAILHSHLAGHKIRLRHIRDGKELDVLAQDNNYDFNFQETRLLPEERVIQKGDRTLIQCVYNTEDRTDMTYSGLSTREEMCIAFVMYYPKIPLIQCASHPSVHFNLAFRNATADRQWSPNILTPLEYQGRSWKDFFENAIDWSDRKVREDFQKYSLLKNYPVHIAGCIDEYRPSSESFSMEAIPSIQEPLPENSECRVVSATGGHATFSYKLIFLIATLVILMLKPNGI; the protein is encoded by the exons ATGCTTTCGCAGGGAGTGTTTATCGTTTGTACCCTTTATGCGGTATATGCCCATAGCATTGGTGGAAACTCCTTACCTCATCATGTGGTGTTGGATCCAGGAAATAAATTCCACTTATTCTGGGACTTTGACGACAATGAAATCACCTTTGAAGTCCAGGTTATGACCCTGGGGTATGTAGGTTTGGGGTTCTCTCCCAACGGGGATATGACCGGCTCGGATATGGCGACTGGCTGGGTAGAGGACGCCACAGGAAAAGCCAATTTACAG gaccGCTTTGCCCCCGGGAAGTTTGAGCCTGTCGTTGACATGATGTCTGACTACAACCTATTGAGCGGCTCCCAGAACGGTACACACACCACACTCAGGTTCAGTCGGCGGCTCATCCTATGCTCAAACAATGACTTCAGCATCAAC AATGACACGGCCCGTGTTATCTGGGCTTATAGCGACTCTGAGCCGGGTCCGGATGGACATTTAATGTACCATTTCCAGAACAGAGGGGTGAGGAGTATGTACCTACTGACCTACACCCAGGATCTGCCCCCATTACCCGCTGATACCGTCACTCTGGATCTGCTCAGCCCAAAT GTTCTTATACCAGCAACGGATACCACTTACTTATGTTCGTCCTTTAAATTTCCCGACCTAACCAGAAAGCACCACGTCATACAG GTGGAGCCCGTTATTCAGCCCGGCCGTGAATCGGAAGTACATCACATAATTCTGCATGCATGTCCTTACTACTCTAACGAAAGTTTGGAGGTCAGCCACCAGTGTCGCCATCGTAACATGCCCCCAGAGTGGTGGCGTTGTGAGGCGAACTATTTTGCCTGGGCCATTGGCGGAGGG GTGTTTTCCTTCCCTGTCCATGTTGGTATGCCAATTGGAGACAGCGAGAAACCTATGATGTTTCTAATGGAGGTGCACTATGATAATCCTCGCTTACTGTCAG GAATGCGGGATTCCTCAGGCCTCCGACtgatcatgacgtcacaactaCGCCAGTATGACGCTGGTATTCTCTACATGGGTATGAACGTCTGGGACTCCCACGTCATCCCGCCGTACTATAAAGAGTTTCTTAGCGAGGGTGCTTGCTCCAGCGATTGTCTGAGTCAG GGAATGGGAAATCAGACTGACAAACTCAACGTCTTTGCTGCCATACTTCACTCACATCTGGCCGGCCATAAAATTCGGTTACGTCACATCCGGGATGGTAAGGAGCTGGATGTACTTGCCCAGGACAACAATTATGACTTCAATTTTCAAGAAACACGGCTTTTGCCAGAGGAAAGGGTTATCCAAAAG GGAGACAGAACGCTTATACAATGTGTCTACAACACGGAAGACAGAACTGATATGACATAT TCCGGATTAAGCACAAGAGAGGAGATGTGCATCGCCTTTGTGATGTATTATCCCAAAATACCGCTGATCCAGTGTGCAAGTCACCCTTCCGTACATTTCAACCTTGCCTTCAGAAACGCTACAGCTGA CCGTCAGTGGAGCCCTAATATCCTGACCCCACTCGAGTACCAAGGGAGGAGCTGGAAGGATTTCTTCGAGAACGCCATTGACTGGTCAGACCGTAAGGTTAGAGAGGACTTCCAGAAGTATTCACTCCTTAAGAATTACCCTGTTCACATCGCAGGCTGCATTGATGAGTATAGACCATCTTCG GAAAGTTTCAGCATGGAAGCTATACCGAGCATCCAGGAACCTCTCCCAGAGAACTCCGAGTGTCGTGTGGTATCGGCGACTGGGGGGCATGCGACATTCAGCTACAAACTTATATTCCTTATAGCTACACTGGTTATACTCATGTTGAAACCAAATGGTATATAA